Proteins from a single region of Rhodospirillales bacterium:
- a CDS encoding sulfotransferase domain-containing protein — protein MGIAFRTTLRHLIMYMLFFLPKTQQVRIERWLRGHEDFRKLEAADCVIVSFGKSGRTWLRVMLSRVYQVRHGLSQRHLLAFDNLHNKVPAIPKIFFTHDNYLKDYAKTKDIKAPYYRKKVVLMVRDPADVAVSQYFQWKFRMTDRKKKINDYPGPGEDVALFDFVMRPECGLPKIIDYLNGWGRELGNIKELLVVRYEDLRARPDEMLRRVLEFIGTPATADEIKEAVAFASVENMRALEQKRTFWLSGRRMLAKDRKNINTYKVRRAKVGGYRDDFTAEQLAAIDAMVENRLVPVFGYERPDIAPKLAAG, from the coding sequence ATGGGTATCGCCTTCAGGACGACTTTACGTCACTTGATCATGTATATGCTGTTCTTCCTGCCGAAGACGCAGCAGGTACGGATCGAGCGATGGTTACGCGGCCATGAGGACTTCCGCAAACTCGAGGCGGCCGACTGCGTCATCGTCTCGTTCGGCAAGAGCGGTCGCACCTGGCTCCGGGTGATGCTTTCGCGTGTCTACCAAGTTCGTCACGGCCTGTCGCAGCGTCATCTGCTTGCTTTCGACAACCTGCATAACAAGGTCCCAGCTATCCCGAAGATTTTCTTCACCCATGACAATTACTTGAAAGATTATGCCAAGACCAAGGACATAAAAGCTCCTTATTATCGAAAAAAGGTCGTGCTGATGGTGCGCGATCCCGCCGACGTCGCCGTCTCCCAATACTTCCAATGGAAGTTCCGGATGACCGACCGGAAGAAGAAGATCAACGACTATCCCGGGCCGGGCGAAGACGTCGCCCTTTTCGATTTTGTCATGCGCCCCGAGTGCGGCCTTCCCAAGATCATCGATTACCTCAACGGCTGGGGGCGCGAACTCGGCAATATCAAGGAATTGCTTGTGGTGCGCTACGAGGATCTGCGTGCCCGCCCGGACGAAATGCTCCGGCGGGTCCTCGAGTTCATCGGCACCCCGGCCACCGCTGACGAAATCAAGGAAGCGGTCGCATTCGCCTCGGTCGAGAACATGCGGGCGCTCGAGCAGAAGCGGACGTTCTGGCTCAGCGGCCGGCGGATGCTGGCCAAGGACCGCAAGAACATCAACACCTACAAGGTCCGCCGCGCCAAGGTCGGCGGCTATCGCGACGACTTCACCGCGGAACAGCTCGCCGCGATCGATGCCATGGTCGAAAACCGACTGGTGCCGGTGTTCGGCTATGAGCGCCCCGATATCGCGCCGAAGCTGGCCGCGGGATGA
- a CDS encoding mitochondrial fission ELM1 family protein, with protein sequence MPHGLAPLHDIAVAPRVWVLAGNKAGDNSQVLALAEALGWPFEVKQFVHKRYEFVPNMALRSTLVGIDREQSSPMEAPWPDLVISAGRRNEPIARWIKNQAPDTVRLVHVGRPWSRLHHFDLIVTTPQYRLPVRDNVLHNKTPLHRVTAERLAREASRWRDRLAHLPGPLTAVIIGGSSGPYSFDTAAAARLARDASAFAAARGGSLLITTSARTPRATIDVLEENLSVPAYLFRWSKQATDNPYFAFLGIADEIIVTGDSMSMLAEACATRKPVQIFDLGEGESAMRPSTADAAIAARRAEHGRRSLEWANIGAFLYRQMMRFGPERLSRDIRIIHTYLVDGGRAVWLGDRFEGKSPQAELDCLGRAVARARALAYQGRTRRADPDATPAFMTMSTTS encoded by the coding sequence ATGCCGCATGGATTGGCTCCGCTTCACGACATCGCCGTCGCGCCCCGCGTATGGGTGCTGGCCGGCAACAAGGCGGGCGACAACTCTCAGGTTCTGGCACTCGCGGAAGCGCTCGGCTGGCCGTTCGAGGTCAAGCAGTTCGTCCATAAGCGTTACGAATTCGTGCCCAACATGGCGCTGCGCTCGACCCTGGTCGGCATCGACCGGGAGCAGTCGAGCCCGATGGAGGCGCCGTGGCCGGATCTGGTGATCTCCGCCGGCCGGCGCAACGAGCCGATCGCCCGCTGGATCAAGAATCAGGCGCCGGATACCGTGCGTCTCGTGCATGTTGGCCGGCCGTGGAGCCGGCTGCATCACTTCGATCTGATCGTCACCACCCCGCAGTACCGCCTGCCGGTGCGCGACAACGTCCTGCACAACAAGACGCCGCTGCATCGGGTGACGGCGGAGCGGCTGGCGCGCGAGGCGTCGCGCTGGCGCGACCGGCTGGCGCATTTGCCGGGGCCGTTGACGGCGGTGATCATCGGCGGCAGTTCGGGGCCCTACAGCTTTGATACCGCCGCCGCCGCCCGGCTGGCACGGGACGCTTCGGCGTTCGCCGCCGCTCGCGGGGGATCGCTGCTGATCACCACCAGCGCGCGCACGCCGCGGGCGACGATCGACGTTCTGGAAGAAAACCTGAGTGTGCCGGCGTACCTCTTCCGCTGGTCGAAGCAGGCGACGGACAATCCGTATTTTGCCTTCCTCGGCATCGCTGACGAGATCATCGTCACCGGTGATAGCATGTCGATGCTCGCCGAGGCGTGCGCGACGCGCAAGCCGGTACAGATCTTCGACCTCGGCGAAGGCGAAAGCGCTATGCGGCCGTCGACTGCGGACGCGGCGATCGCCGCGCGTCGTGCGGAGCATGGACGCCGGTCGCTGGAGTGGGCGAACATCGGCGCCTTCCTTTATCGGCAGATGATGCGGTTCGGCCCGGAACGTCTCAGCCGCGATATCCGCATCATCCACACCTACCTTGTCGATGGCGGGCGGGCGGTCTGGCTCGGAGATCGTTTCGAGGGCAAGAGTCCCCAGGCGGAACTGGATTGCCTGGGCCGGGCGGTGGCGAGAGCCCGCGCTCTGGCCTATCAGGGTAGGACCCGGCGCGCGGACCCCGATGCCACCCCCGCATTCATGACCATGTCGACCACATCCTAG
- a CDS encoding glycosyltransferase produces MRLAIYIRSVESARGAERVAANLARGLAARSHHVDFLIEEEGGWLTSELRAHHPTINVINLRQFGTRPVCEGLARAAVFARHLIAAPAALLRGRGGCIRPVARLLCNDAPPIASLRRYLIEARPQAILSFLNYPNTVLLLTTALVGTDTRFVVSVRNHMSVAAANTDSRWVRSVPCLMRRLFCRADAVIAPSQGVADDVRAITGLPAERIAVVYNPVFRPEVLALADEPIDHPWLVAGNEPVVLGAGKFKPQKDFGTLLSAFARVRAARPARLIILGDGRERAGLEMMARDLGIAADVDFPGQVQNPYAFYRRASVFVLSSVWEGLPNALIEAMACGCPVVSTNCPSGPAEILDCGRYGALVPTGAVDQMANAILATLARPPERAAMIDRARKFSLDEAVSGFEAVLAGG; encoded by the coding sequence ATGCGGCTGGCGATCTATATCCGCTCCGTCGAATCGGCGCGCGGCGCGGAGCGAGTCGCCGCCAACCTGGCGCGCGGTCTGGCAGCGCGGTCGCACCATGTCGATTTCCTCATCGAGGAGGAGGGTGGCTGGCTGACCAGCGAACTCCGCGCCCATCACCCCACGATCAACGTCATCAACCTGCGCCAGTTTGGAACCCGGCCGGTTTGCGAGGGCTTGGCGCGCGCCGCGGTCTTCGCGCGCCATCTCATCGCCGCGCCGGCAGCGCTGCTGAGAGGGCGCGGGGGGTGCATTCGTCCTGTCGCCCGTCTCCTGTGCAACGACGCGCCGCCGATCGCGTCGTTGCGCCGTTACCTGATCGAGGCGCGACCGCAGGCGATCTTATCGTTCCTTAACTATCCGAACACGGTCCTGCTGTTGACCACCGCGCTCGTCGGCACCGATACGCGATTCGTCGTCAGCGTGCGCAACCATATGTCGGTCGCGGCCGCCAACACGGACTCACGATGGGTCCGCTCGGTGCCGTGTCTGATGCGCCGATTGTTTTGCCGCGCCGATGCGGTGATCGCGCCATCGCAGGGCGTGGCTGACGACGTGCGCGCGATCACCGGTCTGCCGGCCGAGCGTATCGCCGTGGTCTACAATCCGGTGTTCCGCCCCGAGGTGCTGGCCCTTGCCGACGAGCCGATCGATCATCCGTGGCTGGTCGCCGGCAACGAGCCGGTGGTGCTCGGCGCCGGCAAGTTCAAGCCACAGAAGGATTTCGGCACGCTGCTTTCCGCGTTCGCCCGGGTTCGGGCGGCGCGGCCGGCGCGACTGATCATTCTCGGCGACGGCCGTGAGCGCGCTGGCCTCGAGATGATGGCGCGTGATCTCGGCATCGCCGCCGATGTCGATTTCCCCGGACAGGTCCAGAATCCTTACGCCTTTTATCGTCGCGCGTCGGTGTTCGTCCTGTCGTCGGTGTGGGAAGGCTTGCCGAACGCGCTGATCGAGGCGATGGCGTGTGGCTGCCCGGTGGTCAGCACCAACTGCCCAAGCGGCCCGGCGGAGATCCTCGATTGCGGCCGCTATGGCGCCTTGGTTCCGACCGGCGCCGTCGACCAGATGGCGAACGCCATTCTTGCCACCCTCGCCCGGCCACCGGAGCGCGCGGCGATGATCGATCGGGCGCGGAAGTTTTCGCTCGATGAGGCCGTGAGCGGGTTCGAAGCGGTGCTCGCCGGCGGGTAG
- the asnB gene encoding asparagine synthase (glutamine-hydrolyzing) has product MCGIAGFLSDGARGTAGGAGDADARFHRAVAAMTDAIAHRGPDDSGAWVDAAAGIALGHRRLSILDLSAAGHQPMLSADGRFVLSFNGEIYNFAELSHELEARGCVFRGHSDTEVLLAGFVAWGVDETLRRANGMLALALWDRAERSLTLARDRLGKKPLYYGWFAGTLIFASELKALFAHASFDGEIDRDALGAFVRYSFIPVPASIFRGVRKLPPATWLRVYAGDAGAANSRAATPQPYWSARTAAEQGRRRPFTGDLGEAANALETLLEDAVATRMIADVSLGALLSGGIDSTTIVALMQQASARPVKTFCIGFAEPKYNEASYAAAIARHLGSEHTELIVTADDSRDLIPRLPELYDEPFADSSQLPTFIVSRLARGAVTVALTGDGGDELFAGYALYPRCLGQWRLAQRLPATARRQLARLMRGAAHAPWLADPPAGDGEPRSGRRQRFAAKLAKRAALMRGDGPVGILAEKRAHWDRAADLVPGAQPLAWVMNDPERWVDADDPLQAMMQADIEGYMTDDILVKVDRASMAVALEVRCPLLDHRIVEFALSLPDAMRIDEKGRGKRVLRALLGRHVPPGLTERPKKGFGVPIAAWLRGPLRPWAEELLGEQRLIEGGLFDAAMVRRIWRQHLAGAHDHEQVLWNLLMVEAWTDRWRAHIRRPAGA; this is encoded by the coding sequence GTGTGCGGGATCGCCGGGTTTCTGAGCGACGGCGCCCGCGGCACTGCGGGTGGGGCCGGGGATGCCGATGCGCGGTTTCACCGCGCCGTCGCGGCGATGACCGACGCCATCGCTCATCGCGGGCCGGACGATAGCGGCGCCTGGGTCGATGCCGCCGCCGGCATCGCGCTCGGCCACCGGCGGCTCTCGATCCTCGATCTGTCCGCGGCCGGCCATCAGCCGATGCTGTCGGCGGATGGACGCTTCGTCCTCTCCTTCAACGGCGAGATCTACAATTTCGCCGAGCTTAGCCACGAACTCGAGGCGCGCGGCTGCGTCTTTCGCGGCCATTCCGACACGGAAGTGCTGCTCGCCGGCTTCGTGGCTTGGGGCGTCGACGAAACCCTGCGCCGCGCCAACGGCATGCTGGCGCTGGCACTGTGGGACCGGGCGGAGCGCTCGCTGACCCTGGCGCGCGACCGCCTCGGCAAGAAACCGCTCTACTACGGTTGGTTCGCCGGCACCTTGATCTTCGCTTCTGAGCTTAAGGCGCTGTTCGCCCACGCGAGCTTTGACGGCGAGATCGATCGCGACGCGCTGGGCGCGTTCGTGCGCTATTCCTTCATCCCGGTGCCGGCCTCGATCTTTCGCGGCGTGCGCAAGCTGCCGCCGGCGACGTGGCTGCGCGTGTATGCTGGCGACGCTGGCGCCGCTAACAGCCGGGCGGCGACGCCGCAGCCTTACTGGTCGGCGCGGACAGCCGCCGAGCAGGGACGCCGCCGTCCGTTCACCGGCGACCTCGGCGAGGCCGCGAACGCGCTGGAAACGCTGCTCGAAGATGCCGTCGCCACGCGCATGATCGCCGACGTCAGCCTTGGCGCGCTGCTCTCCGGCGGCATCGATTCGACGACGATCGTCGCGTTGATGCAGCAGGCGAGCGCCCGGCCGGTAAAAACCTTCTGCATCGGTTTCGCGGAGCCCAAGTACAACGAGGCGTCGTACGCGGCGGCGATCGCCCGCCATCTCGGCAGCGAGCACACCGAACTCATCGTCACCGCCGATGACAGCCGCGATCTTATCCCCCGGCTGCCGGAACTCTACGACGAACCCTTCGCCGATTCCTCTCAGCTTCCGACCTTCATCGTCTCGCGTCTGGCGCGCGGCGCGGTCACCGTGGCGCTCACCGGCGACGGCGGTGACGAGCTGTTCGCCGGATACGCGCTCTATCCCCGCTGCCTCGGCCAATGGCGCCTCGCCCAGCGCCTGCCGGCGACGGCGCGGCGGCAGCTGGCCCGCCTGATGCGCGGCGCGGCGCACGCGCCGTGGCTCGCCGATCCCCCGGCGGGCGATGGCGAGCCACGTTCGGGTCGCCGCCAGAGGTTCGCCGCCAAGCTCGCCAAGCGGGCGGCGCTGATGCGCGGCGATGGTCCGGTCGGCATCCTCGCCGAGAAACGGGCGCACTGGGACCGGGCCGCCGACCTCGTGCCGGGCGCCCAGCCGCTCGCCTGGGTAATGAACGATCCCGAGCGCTGGGTTGACGCCGACGATCCGCTGCAGGCGATGATGCAGGCCGATATCGAAGGCTACATGACCGACGACATCCTGGTGAAGGTCGATCGCGCCAGCATGGCGGTCGCGCTCGAGGTGCGCTGCCCGCTGCTCGATCACCGCATCGTCGAATTCGCCCTCAGCCTGCCCGATGCGATGCGCATCGACGAGAAAGGCAGAGGCAAGCGCGTGTTGCGCGCGCTGCTCGGCCGCCACGTGCCGCCCGGCCTGACCGAGCGGCCCAAGAAAGGGTTCGGTGTTCCCATCGCCGCATGGCTGCGCGGGCCGCTGCGCCCGTGGGCGGAAGAACTGCTCGGCGAGCAACGGCTCATCGAAGGCGGGCTGTTCGACGCGGCCATGGTGCGCCGAATCTGGCGCCAGCACCTCGCCGGTGCCCACGATCACGAACAGGTCCTGTGGAACCTGCTGATGGTCGAGGCGTGGACGGACCGCTGGCGCGCGCATATCCGCCGGCCCGCCGGCGCGTAA
- a CDS encoding nucleotide sugar dehydrogenase, whose product MSHTRRLSVIGLGYVGLQVAHAFARRGDPVIAFDIDSARVGELARGYDRTFEIAAADLGAEAIAYTCDPARLAEADFHIVAVPTPITVARKPDLAPLLAATRTIGAQLRPGAIVVFESTVYPGATEEECVPVLERASKLACGRDFDVGYSPERINPGDRAHRFETIVKVIAAQNARTLAVMRAVYGSVVAAGLHEAPDIRTAEAAKAIENTQRDLNIALMNELAMICERLGLDTRDVLAAAGTKWNFLAFTPGLVGGHCVGVDPYYLTDRAERAGYHPEVILAGRRINHEMGAWIARETIKRLVRTAGRPRGRIGVLGATFKEDVPDCRNTRVADLVGELRAFGAEVLLSDPLAGAGDVASACGLAPVPLAAMSDLDAVILAVPHRAYRDGGWAMIRALLTDGRGLVVDVRACLERATRPGGVVLWRP is encoded by the coding sequence GTGAGCCATACGCGGCGGTTGTCGGTGATCGGGCTCGGCTATGTCGGCTTGCAGGTCGCGCATGCGTTTGCCCGGCGCGGCGATCCGGTCATCGCCTTTGATATCGACTCGGCGCGCGTCGGTGAGCTCGCCCGCGGCTACGACCGCACCTTCGAGATCGCCGCCGCGGACCTGGGCGCGGAGGCCATCGCCTATACCTGCGATCCGGCGCGCCTCGCCGAGGCGGACTTCCACATCGTCGCCGTGCCGACGCCGATCACGGTGGCGCGCAAGCCGGACCTCGCCCCGCTGCTGGCGGCGACGCGGACCATCGGCGCGCAGTTGCGGCCCGGCGCCATCGTCGTCTTCGAATCGACCGTCTATCCCGGGGCCACCGAGGAGGAGTGCGTGCCCGTGCTCGAGCGCGCCTCGAAGCTGGCGTGCGGGCGCGATTTCGACGTCGGCTATTCGCCGGAGCGGATCAACCCCGGCGATCGCGCGCACCGCTTCGAGACCATCGTCAAGGTAATCGCGGCGCAGAACGCCCGCACGCTGGCGGTGATGCGCGCGGTCTACGGCAGTGTCGTCGCCGCCGGCCTGCACGAGGCGCCCGATATCCGCACCGCCGAGGCGGCGAAGGCAATCGAGAACACCCAGCGCGACCTCAACATCGCGCTGATGAACGAGTTGGCGATGATCTGCGAGCGGCTCGGCCTCGATACCCGCGACGTGCTGGCCGCCGCCGGCACCAAGTGGAATTTCCTCGCCTTCACCCCGGGGCTCGTCGGCGGGCACTGCGTCGGCGTCGATCCCTACTACCTGACCGACCGGGCCGAACGCGCGGGCTATCACCCCGAGGTCATCCTCGCCGGGCGGCGGATCAATCACGAGATGGGGGCGTGGATCGCACGCGAGACGATCAAGCGACTGGTACGCACGGCGGGCCGTCCGCGCGGACGGATCGGCGTTCTCGGCGCGACCTTCAAGGAGGACGTGCCCGACTGCCGCAATACCCGCGTCGCCGACCTGGTGGGTGAGCTGCGCGCCTTCGGCGCCGAGGTGTTGTTGAGCGATCCGCTGGCAGGCGCGGGCGACGTGGCCAGCGCCTGCGGCCTCGCCCCCGTGCCGCTCGCGGCGATGAGCGATCTCGATGCCGTCATCCTCGCCGTGCCGCATCGGGCCTATCGCGACGGCGGCTGGGCGATGATCCGCGCCCTGCTCACGGATGGGCGGGGCCTCGTCGTCGACGTGCGCGCCTGCCTCGAACGCGCGACGCGGCCGGGCGGGGTCGTTCTCTGGCGCCCCTGA
- a CDS encoding glycosyltransferase has product MGGAERVMLMLADALIARGHALDIVLTRREGYFADALPAGARVCELGMASHPALWRALVRLPGPVARTLAGALAFDKAPKAVRSLPRLVDYLQGERPDAVLTTLPYNNLTALWAAALAGEPRRPSVPVVVREASVLSRAHVTKRFDRRLADLVGMTYPGAAGIVAISDGVGDDLARITSLSRARITTIYNPIDVARAEAAAAAPVAEPWLAAGAPPMLLAVGRMTPQKDHATLLRAFARVIAARPARLVILGDGPERGTLDALARSLGIDGHVRLVGLVDNPFPYYRHAAVFVLSSAWEGFGNVLLEALACGCPVVSTDCPSGPAEILGHGRWGRLAPVGDAEALAACILRTLDAPPAAEALRQRARMFTIDAALDRYLDLLIGDRQERDDTE; this is encoded by the coding sequence ATGGGTGGGGCGGAGCGGGTGATGCTGATGCTGGCCGACGCGCTCATCGCCCGCGGGCATGCGCTCGACATCGTGCTCACCCGGCGCGAGGGCTATTTCGCCGACGCGCTGCCGGCGGGGGCGCGAGTCTGCGAGCTTGGCATGGCTTCGCACCCGGCGCTGTGGCGCGCGCTCGTCCGCCTGCCGGGACCGGTCGCCCGCACTCTGGCGGGTGCGCTGGCCTTCGACAAGGCGCCGAAGGCGGTGCGCAGCCTGCCACGGCTGGTGGACTACTTGCAGGGCGAGCGGCCGGACGCGGTACTGACGACCTTGCCTTATAACAACCTGACGGCTTTGTGGGCAGCGGCGCTGGCCGGCGAGCCGCGGCGCCCCTCGGTGCCCGTCGTCGTCCGCGAGGCGAGCGTGCTGTCGCGGGCGCACGTCACCAAGCGCTTCGATCGTCGCCTCGCCGACCTCGTCGGCATGACCTACCCCGGCGCCGCCGGCATCGTCGCCATCTCGGACGGTGTCGGCGATGACCTCGCCCGCATCACCAGCCTTTCGCGCGCGCGCATCACTACGATCTACAATCCGATCGACGTCGCCCGCGCCGAAGCGGCCGCCGCCGCGCCGGTCGCCGAGCCGTGGTTGGCGGCCGGGGCGCCGCCGATGCTGCTGGCGGTCGGGCGGATGACGCCGCAGAAGGATCACGCGACGCTGCTGCGGGCGTTCGCGCGCGTGATCGCAGCGCGGCCGGCGCGGTTGGTGATTCTCGGCGACGGCCCGGAGCGGGGCACGCTCGACGCGCTCGCCCGCTCGCTTGGCATCGACGGGCACGTGCGCTTGGTCGGGCTGGTCGACAACCCCTTTCCCTATTACCGCCACGCCGCCGTCTTCGTTCTGTCGTCGGCGTGGGAGGGGTTCGGCAACGTGCTGCTCGAAGCGCTCGCCTGCGGCTGCCCGGTGGTCAGCACCGATTGTCCCAGCGGTCCGGCGGAAATCCTCGGTCATGGCCGCTGGGGGCGGCTCGCGCCGGTGGGCGACGCCGAGGCGCTGGCGGCGTGCATCCTGCGCACGCTTGACGCGCCGCCAGCGGCGGAAGCCCTGCGCCAGCGGGCGCGGATGTTCACCATCGATGCCGCCCTCGATCGCTACCTCGATCTCCTGATCGGCGATCGACAAGAACGCGACGACACGGAATAA
- a CDS encoding class I SAM-dependent methyltransferase, whose protein sequence is METDVESLKYDRGTHFEFGKNWTAYSLTVTEDDIARSMREMRRMLGRESLHGLRFLDIGCGSGIHALAALRLGAAMVTAIDIDPHSVGAARALIGQHWAQANYLIREGNVFLLTPDDLGHFDLVYSWGVLHHTGDMWTAIRRAAGFVEPGGTLAIALYRKTPMCAFWRWEKRRYTRGGPFFRGAAIGVFVAARVLRDAVRLKNPMAKIRVHNEKRGMKWYTDVIDWLGGYPYESASPKEVAAFLEPIGFRPRATFKARRDLGLLGSGNAEYTFEKAGPPAAAALEASG, encoded by the coding sequence ATGGAGACCGATGTCGAATCGCTCAAGTATGATCGCGGAACCCACTTCGAGTTCGGCAAGAACTGGACGGCGTACAGCCTTACGGTGACCGAGGACGACATCGCCCGCTCCATGCGCGAGATGCGCCGGATGCTGGGCCGCGAATCCCTCCACGGTTTGCGCTTTCTCGATATCGGCTGCGGATCGGGCATTCATGCCCTGGCGGCCCTGCGGCTGGGCGCCGCCATGGTCACCGCGATCGATATCGATCCGCACTCGGTGGGCGCCGCGCGCGCGCTGATCGGCCAGCACTGGGCGCAGGCCAACTACCTCATCCGCGAGGGCAACGTCTTTTTGCTGACGCCGGACGATCTCGGCCACTTCGATCTCGTCTACAGCTGGGGCGTGCTTCATCACACCGGCGATATGTGGACCGCCATACGCCGCGCCGCCGGGTTCGTCGAGCCCGGCGGAACGTTGGCTATCGCCCTTTACCGCAAGACGCCGATGTGCGCCTTCTGGCGCTGGGAGAAGCGCCGCTACACCCGCGGCGGTCCTTTCTTTCGCGGCGCGGCTATCGGCGTGTTCGTCGCCGCGCGTGTCCTGCGCGATGCCGTTCGCCTGAAGAACCCGATGGCCAAGATCCGGGTCCACAACGAAAAGCGTGGAATGAAGTGGTATACCGATGTCATCGACTGGCTCGGCGGATACCCTTACGAATCGGCGAGCCCCAAGGAGGTGGCGGCCTTTCTCGAGCCCATCGGCTTTCGCCCGCGCGCGACGTTCAAGGCACGCCGCGATTTGGGGCTTCTCGGCAGCGGCAATGCCGAATACACGTTCGAAAAAGCAGGGCCGCCAGCGGCGGCTGCGCTCGAAGCGAGCGGTTAA
- a CDS encoding class I SAM-dependent methyltransferase: MSDVGDRMKSAARWCEHKFDKKRQRVADLCAMRREEKAFRAIYDKHADYTLVSAKAYIGNLRLIRAALRREALAEGCIVECGTWAGGMTFGMIDACPEIAEFHCFDSFEGLPPATEADGEVARASQDARAMEAGNVVASIEEFNRGLGRFDAATRAKVHVHKGWFQDTLPEFRPHRPIAVLRLDGDWYESTMVALDHLYDLVADQGLIILDDYISWDGCARAVHDFLSKRQGRERIQQAWPGPVSYMDKNWTPMDAFFRQRLEKAKAAATVES, translated from the coding sequence ATGTCGGATGTTGGTGATCGTATGAAGTCCGCCGCACGATGGTGCGAGCACAAGTTCGACAAGAAGCGTCAGCGGGTTGCCGATCTTTGCGCGATGCGGCGCGAGGAGAAGGCCTTTCGCGCCATCTACGACAAGCACGCCGACTATACCCTCGTATCGGCAAAGGCCTATATCGGCAATCTACGGCTCATCCGCGCGGCGCTGCGGCGCGAGGCGCTCGCCGAGGGCTGCATCGTCGAATGCGGCACCTGGGCCGGGGGGATGACCTTCGGCATGATCGATGCCTGCCCCGAGATCGCTGAGTTCCATTGTTTCGATTCGTTCGAGGGCTTGCCACCGGCGACCGAGGCGGACGGAGAGGTGGCCCGCGCCTCGCAAGACGCGCGGGCGATGGAAGCGGGCAACGTGGTCGCGTCGATCGAAGAGTTCAACCGCGGTCTCGGACGCTTCGATGCGGCAACGCGCGCGAAGGTGCACGTGCACAAGGGCTGGTTTCAGGACACGTTGCCGGAGTTTCGTCCGCATCGGCCGATTGCCGTGCTGCGGCTCGACGGCGACTGGTACGAATCGACGATGGTCGCCCTCGATCACCTCTACGACCTTGTTGCCGACCAGGGCCTGATCATTCTCGACGATTACATCTCCTGGGACGGTTGCGCGCGGGCGGTGCACGATTTCCTTTCCAAGCGCCAGGGACGCGAGCGCATCCAACAGGCATGGCCGGGTCCGGTCAGCTACATGGACAAGAACTGGACGCCGATGGACGCCTTTTTCCGCCAGCGTCTGGAAAAGGCGAAAGCCGCGGCGACGGTTGAATCATAA